A stretch of Oncorhynchus mykiss isolate Arlee chromosome 26, USDA_OmykA_1.1, whole genome shotgun sequence DNA encodes these proteins:
- the LOC118936601 gene encoding tubulin polymerization-promoting protein family member 3-like, protein MAESTDLEQLMNSFKKFAIHGDTKATGKEMNGKNWAKLCKDCKIIDGKNVTGTDVDIVFTKVKAKTSRVITYEEFQRALEELAPKRFKGQSKEEALTSVYKLIEGKEPTNVGVTKMAKTAAVDRLTDTTKYTGSHKERFDESGKGRGKGGREELVEETGYVGSYKNAGTYEEKTKAK, encoded by the exons ATGGCGGAGAGCACAGATCTGGAGCAGCTGATGAACTCTTTTAAGAAGTTTGCGATCCACGGAGACACCAAGGCTACCGGGAAGGAGATGAACGGGAAGAACTGGGCTAAACTGTGTAAGGACTGCAAGATCATCGACGGGAAGAATGTCACCGGCACTGACGTGGATATCGTCTTCACGAAAGTCAA AGCGAAGACGTCCCGGGTGATCACCTACGAGGAATTCCAGAGAGCCCTGGAGGAGCTGGCCCCGAAGAGGTTTAAAGGTCAGAGCAAAGAGGAGGCCCTAACGTCTGTCTACAAGCTGATAGAGGGCAAGGAGCCCACCAACGTAGGAGTCACG AAAATGGCGAAGACAGCCGCAgtggacagactgacagacaccaCCAAGTACACAGGCTCCCACAAAGAGCGCTTCGACGAGAGCGGGAAGGGGAGGGGTAAGGGCGGGCGGGAGGAGCTGGTGGAGGAAACGGGATACGTCGGCTCCTACAAGAACGCCGGAACCTACGAGGAGAAAACCAAGGCTAAGTAG